The Bacillus thermozeamaize DNA window TCCTGCGCTGGTGCCTGAAGGAGAACCTGCCTGGATACTATCCCTATACGGCCGGCGTTTTTCCGCTGAAGCGCACCGACGAGGAACCGCGGCGGATGTTTGCCGGCGAAGGGACGCCGGAGCGGACCAACAAGCGCTTCCACTTCCTCTCCAAAGACGATCCGGCCAAGCGGCTCAGTACCGCTTTCGATTCGGTGACGTTGTACGGGGAGGATCCCGACTGGCGGCCCGACATTTTCGGCAAGGTGGGGGAAAGCGGGGTCAGCGTCTGCACGCTGGAGGACATGAAGCGGCTGTATGACGGGTTTGACCTCTGCGATCCGATGACCAGCGTCTCGATGACCATCAACGGTCCGGCGCCGATCATCCTGGCAATGTTCCTGAACACGGCGATTGACCAGCAGGTGGAGAAGTTCGTCCGCGAGCACGGCAGACAGCCGAACCAAGAGGAATACGAACGGATCAAGGCGTACACCCTGCAAAACGTCCGGGGCACCGTGCAGGCCGATATCCTGAAAGAGGATCAAGGACAAAACACCTGCATTTTCTCCATTGACTTCGCCCTGAAGCTGATGGGCGACATCCAGGAGTACTTCATCCAGAACAAGGTCCGGAACTACTACTCGGTGAGCATCAGCGGCTACCATATTGCGGAAGCCGGGGCCAATCCCATCACCCAGCTGGCTTTCACCCTGGCCAACGGCTTCACCTATGTGGAGTATTACCTCAGCCGCGGGATGAAGGTGGACGACTTTGCACCCAACCTTTCCTTCTTCTTCAGCAACGGCCTGGATCCGGAGTACAGCGTGATCGGGCGGGTGGCGCGGCGCATCTGGGCCAAGGTGATGAAACATCATTATGGCGCCAACGAACGCAGCCAGAAGCTGAAGTATCACATCCAGACCTCGGGCCGTTCGCTGCACGCCCAGGAGATGGCCTTCAACGACATCCGCACCACGCTGCAGGCGCTGATGGCCATCTACGACAACTGCAACTCGCTGCACACCAACGCCTATGACGAGGCGCTGACGACGCCGACAGAAGAGTCGGTGCGCCGGGCGATGGCCATCCAGATGATCATCAACCGGGAATTGGGACTGGCCAAGAATGAGAATCCGCTGCAAGGTTCCTTTATCATCGAGGAGCTGACCGACCTGGTGGAAGAGGCGGTGCTGGCGGAGTTTCAGCGCCTCAGCGACCGGGGCGGCGTGCTGGGGGCGATGGAGACCCAGTACCAGCGAGGCAAGATTCAGGAGGAGTCGATGCTGTATGAGCGCAAAAAACACTCCGGCGAGCTGCCGATCATCGGCGTCAACACCTTCCTGAACCCCAACCCGGAAGCGGAGGAGAAAAAGCCGCCCAAGCTGGTCCGGGCCACGCGCGAGGAGAAGGAGCTGCAGATCCGGCGGCTGAAAGCTTTCCAGGAGGCGCACCGCGAAGAGGCGGAAAAAGCGCTCCGGCGGCTGCAGGAGGTGGCGCTTGCAGGAGGCAACATCTTCGCCGAACTGATGGAGACGGTCCGCTGCGCCAGCCTCGGGCAAATCACCCGCGCCCTTTATGAAGTGGGCGGGCAGTACCGGCGCAACATGTGAGACGGCGAAACGGGCAAGAAAACGGAGGGGCTGTCCGAAGGAGCCCGGTGACGGCTCCTGGACAGCCCTTTTTTGCGGTTCCAGTGATTTTGGTTCCAGTGATTTTGGTTCCAGTGATTTTGGTTCCAGTGATTTTGGTTCCAGTGATTTTGGTTCCAGTGATTTTCCCTTTCAAGTGAATTTTTCCGTTGCGAGAGATTTTTCCTTTCAAGCGATGGCGTTCTCGCCCCTCACGCGCTTTCTTCTTCCTCGGAGGAGGCAGGGGAGGGGCTTTGTCGCAGCTTTTCCCGGGCCATCTCTTCCAGACGGAACTTTTGGATCTTGCCCGTGCCCGTCATCGGCCAGCTTCCCGGTTCGACAAACCAGACGTGGCGGGGGACCTTGAACTTTGCCAAATGGTCTTGGCACCACTGAATGATCTCCCGCCGGGTGCACGATGCGCCGGGCTTGAGCTCGATGAAGGCCGCTCCGGTTTCCGTCGTCAAGGGATCGGGCACGCCGACCACGTAGGCCTGGCTGACGGCGGGATGACGCGAAATGACCTCCTCCACTTCTTTCTGGGAGACGTTCTCGCCGGAGACTTTGTAGATTTCCTTGCTGCGGCCGAGAAACTCGATATATCCTTTTTCGTCGATCCGCCCGAGGTCCCCGGTGCGGAACCAGCCGTCCTTGTCGATGGCCGCGGCGGTCTCTTCCGGTTTCTTATAGTAGCCGCGGGTGACGGTGTTTCCCCGCACCGTCAATTCGCCGACGGAACCCTCCGGCAGATCCTCGCCGGTTTCGGGATCGACCACCTTGTATTGGACGTTGGCGCCCCCGAACTCGGGCAGGCCGGAGGCACCGGCCGGTTTGATGCGGCCGACCCGCGTGGCGATGACCTCGATGGGATCGCCCACTTCGGTGTGTACCGTGGAGGCCGTCGCCTCGGTGCCGCCGTAGCCCGTGCAGATTTCCTTGACGCCCAGCTCCTGGACGGTTCGCTCCCAAATCGGCACCGGTGCCGGTGCGGCGGCACACATCAGCGCATGCAGCGAACTCAGATCGTACCGGTTCCGTTCCGGGTGGTTGAGGATGGCCACGAGCATCGACGGGACGCAGAGGAAATCGGTGGCGCGATGCCGTTCGATCAAGGCAAGGGTTTCCCGGGGATGGAACTGGGACGTGAAGATCACGGCGCCGCCCACGAAAGAGACGGCAAGCAGGCCTTCGACGTAGGCGAAAACGTGATAAAACGGCAGCGGTGTGAACACCCGCCGCCCGTCTTCAAATGCCCGGCTGAGCGCCGTGCTGAAGGCGCAGCGCAAAAACATGTCGTGGGTCAGCATGACGCCCTTCGGAAGCCCCGTGGTCCCGGACGTATAGATGATATCGCTCACCTCATCCGGGTATTCTGACGCGCGCATCCGCTGTTCCAGCTCCTCATCGTCCACCTGGGACGCCATTTCGAGAAAGGCGTTCCAAGTGAGAAAGCGCGGCTCGGGTGACTCGCCGGACGTTTGGATGCACACCGCTCCGTTCAGGGTGAAACCCTCTTCCTGCTCCATGCGCGCAAGCCATCTCGCCGCCATCGCCTCCAGGCGGTTGCCGGCTGCCGTCTGGTGGACGAACAACCAACGGCTGTCGGACTGGCGCAGCATATACCCCATCTCTTCCTCGCGCAGGAGGGTGTTAAGGGGGACGGCCACGGCCCCCACCAATGCCACGGCCAATTTGAGAAACACATATTCCGGCTCGTTGGCCAGCCAAATGGCCACGTGGTCACGCCGCCGGACGCCCAAGGACAGCAGTGCCTTGGCTGCGGTCCAGCACCGCTCCCAGGTTTCCCGATACGTGTAGATGCGATCGGACGCGATCAAATAGGGTCGCTCCGCAAACTCCCGGCAATGGACGCGAAAATGGGCGCCCAGGGTGCGGCGCGGCCAGGAGGGAAAGCGCGACGTGAGACGTTGCCGGCGTTCTTCCGGACTTGGTATCATGCTCTGCAACCTCCTTTTCCGCAAAAAATTTTCGATATTTTGGTTACAATTATACACCGTCAGGAGCATTTTTCCAGCATGAAAAGGCCAAGATAAATAAACAACCGGCATTTGACACCGCCATGCGGCATCAGTACAATGTGCATGTAAATGGAGGATAGAGAACGGCTTGAACGTGAAAAGGAAGGTGCATGGATGACTGAGGCCAACCTGAAGGAAACCTATGCGCTGGATACAGAGGAGATGTCCTTTGTCGATTTGGCTTACCAGTGGCTGGCAGAAACCAAGGAACCGAAGAAATTTCACGATTTGGTGCAGCATGTGGCCCAGATCAAGGGTTACCCAAAGGAATCGATCGAACAACTTCTGGCGATGTTCTATACCGATCTGAACGTGGACGGAAGGTTTACCTGTGTGGGCGAGAATCTTTGGGGGCTGAAACACTGGTATCCGTTCGAGTCGACGGAGGATGACATTTTGTCCCTGGATTTGGCGGAGGATGAGGAACTGGAAGTGGATGAAGAGGAAGAAATGATCCTGGAGGAGGATCTGGAAGAGGAAATCGTCGATCTGGGTGAAGACGAGGACCTGGATCTGGAGGATGAGGATGAGCTTCCACTGGACGATGAGCTGGACGAAGAGGAAGATTTCTGATCCCCGTTGACAAGGGTGGCCGCTTTGGCTATACTATCAACGGGCTAAATGAACGTTACAGGCCCCCTGGTTCAGGGGGTCTGTTTATTTTTTTGGAAGGAGTATCCAGAATGACCAAGTACATCTTTGTTACAGGCGGCGTCGTTTCTTCGCTCGGAAAAGGGATTACTGCTGCCTCCCTGGGACGCCTGTTGAAAAACCGGGGACTGAACGTCACGATTCAGAAGTTTGATCCGTATATCAATGTGGATCCGGGGACGATGAGCCCGTATCAACACGGGGAAGTGTTTGTCACGCACGACGGTGCGGAGACGGATCTGGATTTGGGACATTATGAGCGGTTTATCGACATTCATCTGACAAAAAACAGCAGCATCACCACCGGGAAAATCTATTCTGCCGTCCTGGCCAAGGAGCGGCGCGGCGATTACTTGGGGGGAACGGTCCAGGTGATCCCGCATGTGACCAACGAGATCAAGGAGCGGATTCGCCTGGCGGAACAGGAAGGCAATCCGGATGTGGTGATTACCGAGATCGGCGGTACGGTCGGCGACATTGAAAGTCTGCCGTTTCTGGAGGCCATCCGGCAAATGAAGTCGGATGTCGGGCGGGAAAATGTGCTGTACATTCACGTCACGCTGATTCCCTATGTGGCCGCGGCCGGTGAATTGAAAACCAAGCCGACGCAGCACAGCGTCAAGGAGTTGCGGAGCATCGGCATCCAGCCGCATGTGCTGGTATGCCGCACCGAACAGCCGTTGAATGAGGAGCTGCGACGCAAGCTGGCGCTGTTTTGCGACATCGATCCGGAGGCTGTGATTGAGGCGCGGGATGCGGAAACCCTGTACGAGGTGCCGTTGATGCTGCAGCAACAGGGGCTGGACGAATTTATCGTGCGGCATCTCGGCCTGCCGGCCGGCGCGCCCCGGATGGAAGAGTGGCGGCAGATGGTGGAGCGGATGAAACATCTGGATGGCCAGGTGCGGATTGCGATCGTCGGCAAGTATGTCTCGCTCAAGGATGCCTACCTGAGCGTCAACGAAGCCCTCTACCACGCGGCCACTTTCCACGGGAAAAAACTGGAGATTGAGTGGGTCAACTCGGAAGACCTGGCGTCGGACAACCTGCGCGAGCGGCTTCAGGGGGTGGATGGCATCCTCGTGCCGGGAGGGTTTGGCCGCCGCGGCATTGAAGGCAAGTTGCTGGCCATTCAGTATGCGCGGGAGATGCGCATTCCCTTTTTCGGGATTTGTCTGGGGATGCAGCTGGCTTGTGTGGAGTTTGCGCGCAATGTCCTGAAGTTGGAGGATGCCAACAGCGTGGAAATGGACCCGGATACCACGCATCCGGTCATCGATTTGCTGCCTCACCAGAGCGGGGAAATGCTCGGCGGGACGATGCGCCTTGGGGCTTATCCCTGCCGCCTGCTTCCCGGTTCTTTGGCCAGCCAGGCCTACCAGACGGAAGAGGTTGCGGAGCGGCATCGCCACCGCTATGAGTTCAACCTTCAGTACAAAGAGGTATTTGAGAAGCATGGGTTGCGGGTCACCGGGCTCTCTCCCGACGGCCGCCTGGCCGAGATTATGGAGTATGCCGATCACCCCTGGTTCGTGGCGACGCAATTTCACCCGGAATTCACTTCCCGCCCAAACCGTCCGCATCCCCTGTTTCGCGAGTTCGTCCGGGCGGCGATATGCTGCCGGGAACGCCAGCCGGTTCATTGAACGCGTTGGAGATGCCCTGGGCTTGAGATGTCCGGAAGGGTCTCCCGGAAGGGATCCTTTCCGGGCTTTTTTTGTCTCGGCCGGGTCTTTTCCGCGGCGTTTGCAGGAAATATGCAAGAAAAAGAGAATTAAGACAAAGAGAATGAAGATGCGCGCATCGTCAGGATAGTCATTTTTGGCGGCGTTTGGTGGAAATACCGGCTGCAATCCGCTGATATGAAGGAGGGTTTTGTCGATCGATGTCGAAAAAAATCTTGGTGGTTGACGATCAGTTTGGCGTGCGGATGTTGCTTCACGAAGTGTTGTCCCTGGATGGGTACCAAACCTACCAGGCGTCCGGCGGCAAGGAAGCCTTGCAACTGTTTGACGAAGTGAAACCGGAACTGGTCATCCTGGATATGAAGATGCCGGGGATGAACGGCCTGGATATTCTGCGGTCGATTCGCAAACGTCCGTCCGATGTGCAGGTATTCATGATGACAGCATACGGAGAATTGGATATGATAAAAGAGGCGACCCGTTTGGGCGTGAAGACTTATTTTACAAAGCCCTTTGACATCGATAAATTGCGGGAATCCGTGCGTGAATGGTTTGCCTCAGCACATGCCGCCGAGTCGACACATACTCATGCCTGAATGCGGAAAGGAGCGATGAAACATGCCTTTGGTGCCGATGACGGAGTTTTTGCCGCGTGCCAAGGCGGAAGGCTTTGCCGTCGGACAATTCAACATGAACAACCTGGAATTTACGAAAGCCATCACAGAAGCGGCCATGGAGGAACAATCGCCCTTTATCTTTGGCGTGAGTGAAGGCGCGATCAAATATATGGGGCTGGAGTACGCGGTCGCGATGGCCCGCGTGGCTGCCGAAGAATCCGGCCTGCCGATAGCCCTGCACCTGGATCACGGCAGCAGTTTTGAGATCGTCATGAAGTGCATTCGGGCCGGCTTTACTTCCGTGATGTTTGACGGTTCGCACCTGCCCCTGGAGGAAAATATCCGGCTCACCAAAAAAGTGGTGGAGGCAGCCCATGCGGTAGGGGTCTCGGTGGAAGGCGAGCTGGGGACGATTGGCGGCGTCGAGGATGATTTGTCCGTCGATGAGGAAGACGCGATGCTGGCCAAACCCGAGGAAGCGATTCGCTTCTGGCGGGAGACGGGCGTGGACTGCCTGGCGATTGCGGTCGGCACGGCCCACGGGATGTACAAGGGTGAGCCGCGCATCCGGTATGAAATCATTCAGGAGGTAGCCTCCCAAATTGATGTGCCGATCGTGTTGCATGGCGGTTCCGGCGTTCCGGATGAGGCCATTCGCCGTTCGATTGCGCTGGGCGTGGGCAAGATCAACGTCAACACGGAGAACCAGGTGGCGATGACGAAGACGATCCGGGAGATTTTTGCCCGGGATGAGAAGGTCTACGACCCGCGCAAGTACCTGGGACCGGCCAAGGAGGCCATGAAAGAAGTGGTCCGCAGCAAGATCCGCCTGTTCGGCTCCAATGGCAAGGCTTAGAATAACCATGCACCTAAAGGAGTGGCTGCAAGCCGATGAAATTTTACATTGACACCGCCAACGTCGAGGAAATTCGCGAAGCGTATGAAATGGGGATTCTCTCTGGCGTGACCACCAACCCATCCCTGGTCGCCAAAGAGGGCCGCAACTTTATCGAGACCCTGAAGGAGATCGCCGACATTGTGGATGCGCCGATCAGCGCGGAAGTGGTCAGCACGCAGGCGCAGGAAATGGTGGCCGAAGCGGAGCCGTTGGCCGCCCTGTCGAAGAACATCGTCATCAAAATTCCGATGACGGGTGAGGGGCTGAAGGCGGTCAAGATGCTGTCGAAGAAAAAAATCCGCACCAATGTGACGCTGATCTTTTCGGCCAACCAGGCGCTGATGGCGGCGCGCGCCGGTGCGAGTTACGTCTCGCCGTTTATCGGCAGGCTGGATGATATCGGTTACGACGGCCTGCAATTGATTCGGGACATCGCGGAGATCTTCGAGTTGCACCGGATCGAGACCGAGATCATTGCAGCCAGCATCCGCCATCCGATCCATGTGACGGAGGCGGCTCGGGCCGGGGCACATATTGCCACGATTCCCTATCATGTGATCCGGCAAATGCTTCACCACCCCCTGACGGAACAGGGGATTGCACGGTTTTTGGCCGATTGGGAGAAGGTCCCCAAACCTTGATGCGGGGAGGGGCATCGAATGGATCGACTGGTCATCCGCGGCGGGGTGCCCCTGAAGGGCAGCATTTCGATCAGTGGTTCCAAAAACAGCGCGGTTGCGTTGATGCCGGCCGCGCTTTTGGCTGATTCTCCGGTGATCTTGGATCAGGTGCCGCAGATTCAGGATGTTCACACGTACCGGCTGTTGCTGGAGAATCTGGGGGCACGGGTGGAAAGGACGGGCAGCATGCTGCAGATCGATCCTTCCAAGCTGGGGAATCAGCCGCTGCCGAATGGGTTGGTCAAGCGGCTGCGCGCTTCCTATTACCTGATGGGGGTGCTGCTGGCTCGTTTCGGCGAGGCGATCGTGGGCCTTCCGGGCGGCTGCGCGCTCGGTCCGCGCCCCATCGACCAGCACATCAAGGGCTTTCAGGCGCTGGGCGCAGAGGTGGCTTTCGATGACGGGTGCCTGCGCTTGGTAGGCAAACGGCTGACCGGCACGCGCATCTACCTGGACGTCGTCAGCGTCGGAGCCACGATCAACCTGATGCTGGCCGCCGTGCTGGCCAAAGGGACGACGATTCTGGAACATGCGGCCAAGGAACCCGAAGTGGTGGATCTGGCCACCTTGCTGAACGCCATGGGGGCCCGGATTACGGGAGCCGGCACCGATGTGATCAAAATCGAAGGTGTCAAATACTTGAAGGGCTGCCGCCATGACGTGATCCCGGATCGCGTCGAGGCGGGGACCTATCTGATTGCCGCCGCTGCCACGGGTGGCGAGGTCTGCCTGGAGAACATCATCCCGGAACACCTGGATGCCGTTTTGGCCAAACTGCGCGAAATGGGGGCGCAGGTGGAGTGGGACGCCGAACGCGTGCAACTGGTTGCCAGCGGGCGGACGCTTCGCCAGGTGGATGTGAAGACGCTTCCATATCCGGGATTTCCCACAGACCTGCAGCAGCCTTTTACCGTCCTGCTGACGCAGGCGGAAGGCATCAGCATGGTCACCGACAACATTTTCGCTTCGCGGTTCAAGCATGTGGAGGAGTTGCTTCGCATGGGCGCCTCGATTCAAATCGAGGGCCGGACGGCAGTGGTCAGGGGCCGGACGCCGCTCACAGGGACGCGGGTTCAGGCAAGCGATCTGCGCGCCGGGGCGGCCATGGTGATTGCCGGCCTGGTGGCAGAGGGTGTGACCGAAGTGGCCAATCCCGGCCATCTGGATCGTGGCTATGAGCGGCTGGAACAGAAATTCGCTGCCCTGGGCGCGGACATGCGGCGCCTGAGGAGCCAGTCCGCTGATGGCGAGGATAGCTAGTTGCTAGAGTTGCGAGGATCGGAAGACGTGATGACAGCTGCTCGCTTCTGGAGGTGCGCGGAGGATGTGGGTCATCCCGCTTTTGGCTTCACTGACCAGTTTGTTCCTGACAGTTGACATGACCCGGCAGTATCTGCAAAAGCGAAAGGCCCACCAGCTGGCTTATGCGAGCGGGTTGGCTCTTTTTACGCTGGCTGCCTTTGTGGAATGGTTTGCCATGGTCTTCGGCTGGTCGCCGTTCATCTACAAGGTGTACTATTATACGGGCATCGTGCTGGTGCCGGTGCTGGCCAGCGGTTCGGTGTTCCTGCTGCGACGAAGGGCGATTGGAAACCTCTTTTTGTTCTATGTGGTCGTGACCAGTCTCCTGATGCTGCTGCAAATCATCCCTGCGCAGGTGAAGGAGGATCTCTTGCCGGCTGCTGGCCTGACCGTGGGGGGCAGCGCGATGCCGGAATCGGTGCGGCAATACAGTTTCTGGCTTTCCGGCGTTGGCGGGATTGTTTTGCTGGTTGTCAGCCTGTATTCGTTTGTCCGCACCCGCTATTGGGGCAACCTCTTCATCTTTTTGGGCGCTCTGGTGATGAGCATCGGCGGCCGTCTGGCTGCGGCGGGGCTGGCCGTTTTTCTCCCGTTGAGCGAACTTGTCGGTATCTTGCTGCTGTATCTTGGTGTGGCCCGCCATCCGGGCACCCTTGGGGAGACGGCGAAAAAAGCACGGGTCAGCAGAGGGTGAAACGGGATATATGACGTGATATACTGAAAAGGTGAGACAGAGGAGGAGCAGCATGGAACGAAGTTTGACGATGGAATTGGTTCGGGTGACGGAAGCTGCCGCACTGGCTGCCGCCCGCTGGATGGGCCGGGGGAACAAACACGAGGCCGATCGCGCCGCCACCGAAGCGATGCGGGCCGTGTTCGACACCATCCCGATGCGGGGGACCGTCGTGATCGGTGAGGGCGAGATGGATGAGGCGCCCATGTTGTACATCGGAGAAAGGCTGGGGATGGGATATCCTCCGGAAGTGGACGTTGCGGTGGATCCCCTGGAAGGAACCAACATCGTCGCCAACGGCGGCTGGAATGCCCTGTCCGTCGTGGCGATCGCGGAACGGGGAAATCTCCTGCACGCACCCGATATGTACATGGAAAAAATTGCGGTGGGTCCGAAAGCGGCGGGCCATGTGGATCTCGATGCTCCCGTGGCGGATAACCTGAAGGCGGTGGCTCGCGCGTTGGGCCGGGATGTATCCGATCTTGTGGCCGTTGTCCTGGACAGGCCGCGGCATCAAAAACTGATTGAGGAAATCCGCGCTGCCGGAGCCCGGATCAAGCTGATCGGGGATGGCGATGTGGCCGCCGCCGTCAATACCGCTTTTGAAGATACGGGCGTGGATATTCTCTTCGGCACGGGCGGAGCGCCGGAAGGCGTGCTGGCGGCTGTGGCGCTGAAATGCCTGGGCGGGGAAATCCAGGGGCGTCTCCTGCCGCAAAACGAACAGGAACGGGAGCGCTGTATCAAGATGGGCATCGCCGATCCGCAGCAGATTCTGCGCATGGATGATCTGGTCAAGGGGGATGATGCCATCTTTGCGGCGACGGGCGTCACCGACGGCGAACTGTTGCAAGGCGTTCGCTTCCGCGGCAGGGAGGCGACGACGGAGTCGATCGTGATGCGGGCCAAAACGGGCACCGTGCGCCGGATTTTGGGCAAACACCGCCTCGATCGCAAACTCAATTTGGTGTTTACGGATGGGCTGGATCCCAGCCAGCTGGGGTCTTCCAGCTAACCGTTGGGTTTAATCGGAGCAAATTCGGCAAGAATGATCGATATCCAGGAATGATCGGCATCATCGATAAATATCATCATCATTGATAAGAGAAGATCATTGATAAAAGAAGTTCTATTGATTAAGAAAAGTATAGAAAGCATAAATCCGGATTACAAGCACGTTTTAAAAGAATGCATTGAATGGAGCATGCGGATGACGTTAGGCGAACTGGAAAACAAGAAACTGACCGAACTCTATGAACTGGCGCGAGAATTAAAGATTCCATATTATGGTCAAATGAAGAAAAAAGAATTGATTTTTGCCATTCTGCGCTCACTGGCGGAGCAGGATGGACTGATGTTCATGGAAGGGGTCCTGGAAATCCTCCCTGAAGGGTTTGGATTCTTGCGACCGCTTCATTATCTTCCGAGCAATGAGGACATCTACATTTCCGCTTCACAGATCCGGCGTTTCGATTTGCGAACCGGCGATTTGGTATCCGGAAAAGTTCGGCCTCCGAAAGAAAATGAGCGGTATTTTGGTCTCCTGCAAGTGGAGGCAGTAAATGGCGAAAACCCCGAAAACGCCGCGAAACGGCTTCACTTCGCTTCCCTGACACCCCTCCATCCACAAGAACGCTTCATTCTGGAAACATCTCCGGATAAATTATCGACCCGCATCATCGATCTGCTGGCGCCTGTCGGCAAGGGCCAACGCGGCTTGATCGTCGCACCTCCAAAAGCCGGCAAAACCGTCCTGCTGAAGGAAATCGCCAACAGCATCGCCACCAACTATCCGGATGTGGAACTGTTTATTTT harbors:
- a CDS encoding DNA-directed RNA polymerase subunit delta; this encodes MTEANLKETYALDTEEMSFVDLAYQWLAETKEPKKFHDLVQHVAQIKGYPKESIEQLLAMFYTDLNVDGRFTCVGENLWGLKHWYPFESTEDDILSLDLAEDEELEVDEEEEMILEEDLEEEIVDLGEDEDLDLEDEDELPLDDELDEEEDF
- a CDS encoding fructose-1,6-bisphosphatase, class II; the protein is MERSLTMELVRVTEAAALAAARWMGRGNKHEADRAATEAMRAVFDTIPMRGTVVIGEGEMDEAPMLYIGERLGMGYPPEVDVAVDPLEGTNIVANGGWNALSVVAIAERGNLLHAPDMYMEKIAVGPKAAGHVDLDAPVADNLKAVARALGRDVSDLVAVVLDRPRHQKLIEEIRAAGARIKLIGDGDVAAAVNTAFEDTGVDILFGTGGAPEGVLAAVALKCLGGEIQGRLLPQNEQERERCIKMGIADPQQILRMDDLVKGDDAIFAATGVTDGELLQGVRFRGREATTESIVMRAKTGTVRRILGKHRLDRKLNLVFTDGLDPSQLGSSS
- a CDS encoding fructose-6-phosphate aldolase (similar to novel fructose-6-phosphate aldolase from Escherichia coli; enzyme from Methanocaldococcus janaschii shows transaldolase activity), with amino-acid sequence MKFYIDTANVEEIREAYEMGILSGVTTNPSLVAKEGRNFIETLKEIADIVDAPISAEVVSTQAQEMVAEAEPLAALSKNIVIKIPMTGEGLKAVKMLSKKKIRTNVTLIFSANQALMAARAGASYVSPFIGRLDDIGYDGLQLIRDIAEIFELHRIETEIIAASIRHPIHVTEAARAGAHIATIPYHVIRQMLHHPLTEQGIARFLADWEKVPKP
- a CDS encoding AMP-dependent synthetase, giving the protein MIPSPEERRQRLTSRFPSWPRRTLGAHFRVHCREFAERPYLIASDRIYTYRETWERCWTAAKALLSLGVRRRDHVAIWLANEPEYVFLKLAVALVGAVAVPLNTLLREEEMGYMLRQSDSRWLFVHQTAAGNRLEAMAARWLARMEQEEGFTLNGAVCIQTSGESPEPRFLTWNAFLEMASQVDDEELEQRMRASEYPDEVSDIIYTSGTTGLPKGVMLTHDMFLRCAFSTALSRAFEDGRRVFTPLPFYHVFAYVEGLLAVSFVGGAVIFTSQFHPRETLALIERHRATDFLCVPSMLVAILNHPERNRYDLSSLHALMCAAAPAPVPIWERTVQELGVKEICTGYGGTEATASTVHTEVGDPIEVIATRVGRIKPAGASGLPEFGGANVQYKVVDPETGEDLPEGSVGELTVRGNTVTRGYYKKPEETAAAIDKDGWFRTGDLGRIDEKGYIEFLGRSKEIYKVSGENVSQKEVEEVISRHPAVSQAYVVGVPDPLTTETGAAFIELKPGASCTRREIIQWCQDHLAKFKVPRHVWFVEPGSWPMTGTGKIQKFRLEEMAREKLRQSPSPASSEEEESA
- a CDS encoding CTP synthase — encoded protein: MTKYIFVTGGVVSSLGKGITAASLGRLLKNRGLNVTIQKFDPYINVDPGTMSPYQHGEVFVTHDGAETDLDLGHYERFIDIHLTKNSSITTGKIYSAVLAKERRGDYLGGTVQVIPHVTNEIKERIRLAEQEGNPDVVITEIGGTVGDIESLPFLEAIRQMKSDVGRENVLYIHVTLIPYVAAAGELKTKPTQHSVKELRSIGIQPHVLVCRTEQPLNEELRRKLALFCDIDPEAVIEARDAETLYEVPLMLQQQGLDEFIVRHLGLPAGAPRMEEWRQMVERMKHLDGQVRIAIVGKYVSLKDAYLSVNEALYHAATFHGKKLEIEWVNSEDLASDNLRERLQGVDGILVPGGFGRRGIEGKLLAIQYAREMRIPFFGICLGMQLACVEFARNVLKLEDANSVEMDPDTTHPVIDLLPHQSGEMLGGTMRLGAYPCRLLPGSLASQAYQTEEVAERHRHRYEFNLQYKEVFEKHGLRVTGLSPDGRLAEIMEYADHPWFVATQFHPEFTSRPNRPHPLFREFVRAAICCRERQPVH
- a CDS encoding two-component system response regulator, translating into MSKKILVVDDQFGVRMLLHEVLSLDGYQTYQASGGKEALQLFDEVKPELVILDMKMPGMNGLDILRSIRKRPSDVQVFMMTAYGELDMIKEATRLGVKTYFTKPFDIDKLRESVREWFASAHAAESTHTHA
- a CDS encoding UDP-N-acetylglucosamine 1-carboxyvinyltransferase → MDRLVIRGGVPLKGSISISGSKNSAVALMPAALLADSPVILDQVPQIQDVHTYRLLLENLGARVERTGSMLQIDPSKLGNQPLPNGLVKRLRASYYLMGVLLARFGEAIVGLPGGCALGPRPIDQHIKGFQALGAEVAFDDGCLRLVGKRLTGTRIYLDVVSVGATINLMLAAVLAKGTTILEHAAKEPEVVDLATLLNAMGARITGAGTDVIKIEGVKYLKGCRHDVIPDRVEAGTYLIAAAATGGEVCLENIIPEHLDAVLAKLREMGAQVEWDAERVQLVASGRTLRQVDVKTLPYPGFPTDLQQPFTVLLTQAEGISMVTDNIFASRFKHVEELLRMGASIQIEGRTAVVRGRTPLTGTRVQASDLRAGAAMVIAGLVAEGVTEVANPGHLDRGYERLEQKFAALGADMRRLRSQSADGEDS
- a CDS encoding fructose-1,6-bisphosphate aldolase, class II, giving the protein MPLVPMTEFLPRAKAEGFAVGQFNMNNLEFTKAITEAAMEEQSPFIFGVSEGAIKYMGLEYAVAMARVAAEESGLPIALHLDHGSSFEIVMKCIRAGFTSVMFDGSHLPLEENIRLTKKVVEAAHAVGVSVEGELGTIGGVEDDLSVDEEDAMLAKPEEAIRFWRETGVDCLAIAVGTAHGMYKGEPRIRYEIIQEVASQIDVPIVLHGGSGVPDEAIRRSIALGVGKINVNTENQVAMTKTIREIFARDEKVYDPRKYLGPAKEAMKEVVRSKIRLFGSNGKA